The following are encoded in a window of Massilia sp. R2A-15 genomic DNA:
- a CDS encoding AbiV family abortive infection protein gives MASKKLQAYRGALSATEIAAGINAANANALRLVEDAEVLLNSGRVPSAASLASLSIEEAGKVSILRQLSTATSKDEVAAAWKSYRSHTHKNALWILPDLAASGARKLDDLRPLFEKDAEHPFVLDQIKQLGFYTDCLGNQHWSIPLEVIDEELARNLIQTAKTLVGKRETTVQEIELWVQFVGAAPRDDLSESQNALVNWYAAMQAAGLRPKGANEMERFINIGVLFPRE, from the coding sequence ATGGCTTCAAAGAAACTTCAAGCGTATCGAGGAGCACTGTCTGCCACGGAGATCGCCGCAGGAATAAACGCAGCCAACGCAAATGCTCTGCGTCTTGTGGAGGATGCCGAGGTGTTGCTGAATTCAGGCCGAGTTCCATCCGCTGCCTCTCTAGCTTCGCTTTCGATTGAAGAGGCGGGCAAGGTATCTATTTTGAGGCAACTCTCAACAGCTACCTCAAAGGACGAAGTTGCGGCAGCCTGGAAAAGCTATCGCTCGCACACTCACAAGAATGCGCTTTGGATTCTGCCTGACCTCGCAGCTAGTGGGGCAAGAAAGCTTGATGATCTGCGGCCCCTCTTCGAAAAAGATGCGGAGCACCCCTTCGTTCTTGACCAAATTAAGCAACTTGGATTCTACACAGACTGCCTTGGCAATCAGCACTGGTCAATACCGTTGGAGGTGATCGACGAAGAGCTTGCTCGCAACCTAATCCAGACCGCCAAAACACTCGTTGGGAAACGCGAAACTACCGTTCAAGAAATTGAATTGTGGGTTCAATTTGTAGGCGCTGCGCCGAGAGATGATCTCAGCGAAAGTCAGAACGCCCTAGTGAATTGGTATGCGGCGATGCAGGCTGCAGGCCTTCGCCCAAAGGGCGCCAACGAAATGGAGCGCTTTATCAACATAGGCGTATTGTTCCCAAGGGAGTGA
- a CDS encoding amidohydrolase family protein, with product MRFGGKLVFLAAFISAGAVAQTASPEVRKFIRFDQPLIALADVTVIDGTGAPAREHRTVILKNGRIEAITDAAQAPPAGAHVIDLAGRSVMPGLVGMHNHLMYTASINMDEDDKIPPPGFFVTELAFSAPRMYLAAGVTTMRTTGSIEPYTDLNIRRMIDAQQIPGPHIDVTGPYLEGRDSFFPQLALMEETGQVRKTVAFWAGQGMTSFKAYMNISAPVLGAAIDEAHKHGTKVTGHLCAVDWRQAAALGIDNLEHGPIFTDSEFVSNRKKDVCPSGAAIAASWESRDLASEPVQALIRDLVARKVAVTSTLPVFESFVATRPLLSRRQMAMMSSESLRSHLAARAAAATAPERAAKAEAALKKEMAFELAFVRAGGLLLAGPDPTGNGGVLPGFGDQRELQLLVEAGFTPVEAIRIATANGARYLGRLDRIGTIEPGKQADIVVLKGDPSRRIADVENVEIVFKDGVGYDPAKLNASVRGMVGIR from the coding sequence ATGCGATTCGGCGGCAAACTGGTTTTCCTGGCGGCGTTCATCAGCGCCGGCGCGGTGGCGCAAACGGCGTCTCCCGAAGTGCGCAAGTTCATCCGCTTCGACCAGCCGCTGATCGCGCTGGCCGACGTGACGGTGATCGACGGCACCGGCGCCCCGGCCCGTGAACACCGCACGGTCATCCTGAAGAACGGCCGCATCGAGGCCATCACCGACGCCGCGCAGGCGCCGCCGGCCGGCGCCCATGTGATCGACCTGGCGGGACGCAGCGTGATGCCTGGCCTGGTCGGCATGCACAACCACCTGATGTACACCGCGTCGATCAACATGGACGAAGACGACAAGATCCCGCCGCCCGGCTTCTTCGTCACCGAGCTGGCGTTCAGCGCACCGCGCATGTACCTGGCGGCCGGCGTGACCACCATGCGCACCACCGGCAGCATCGAACCGTACACCGACCTGAATATCCGCCGCATGATCGATGCGCAGCAGATCCCCGGGCCACACATCGACGTCACCGGCCCCTACCTGGAAGGCCGCGACAGCTTCTTCCCGCAACTGGCCCTGATGGAAGAAACCGGCCAGGTGCGCAAGACCGTCGCGTTCTGGGCCGGCCAGGGCATGACCTCGTTCAAGGCCTACATGAACATCTCGGCGCCGGTGCTGGGCGCGGCGATCGACGAGGCGCACAAGCACGGCACCAAGGTGACCGGCCACCTGTGCGCGGTGGACTGGCGCCAGGCCGCGGCGCTCGGCATCGACAACCTCGAACACGGCCCCATCTTCACCGACAGCGAATTCGTCTCCAACCGCAAGAAGGACGTGTGCCCGTCCGGCGCCGCGATTGCCGCGTCGTGGGAGTCGCGCGACCTGGCCAGCGAACCGGTGCAGGCGCTGATCCGCGACCTGGTCGCGCGCAAGGTCGCCGTCACGTCCACGCTGCCGGTGTTCGAGTCGTTCGTCGCAACCCGGCCGCTGCTGTCGCGCCGGCAGATGGCGATGATGTCGTCCGAATCGCTGCGCAGCCATCTGGCGGCGCGCGCCGCTGCCGCCACCGCGCCCGAGCGCGCGGCGAAGGCGGAAGCGGCGTTGAAAAAGGAGATGGCGTTCGAACTGGCGTTCGTGCGCGCGGGCGGCCTGCTGCTGGCCGGCCCCGACCCGACCGGCAACGGCGGCGTGCTGCCCGGCTTCGGCGACCAGCGCGAACTGCAGCTGCTGGTGGAAGCGGGCTTCACGCCGGTCGAAGCGATCCGCATCGCCACCGCCAACGGCGCGCGCTACCTGGGCCGGCTGGACCGCATCGGCACCATCGAGCCGGGCAAGCAGGCCGACATCGTGGTGCTAAAGGGCGATCCGTCCCGCCGCATCGCCGACGTCGAGAACGTCGAAATCGTCTTCAAGGACGGCGTCGGCTACGACCCGGCGAAGCTCAACGCATCGGTGCGCGGGATGGTCGGCATCCGCTAG
- a CDS encoding FUSC family protein → MTRPNKLQSLLLAELRHLTAFHPSDRVWQMPFAAALASGLPLLIGAWFDHMAYGLASSLGGLVFLYLPATPLHHRMVAVMASSFALTGCYTLGVMSHFLPWSMMPVLVFTAIMATMACRFYGVGPPGSLFFIMAAAIGAYSPLDVMQLPTFVGLVALGCLLACLVGFFYSLFMLRRHPPKPVEPLPQPGFDFLVVDSVVIGLFVGISLALAQAFRLEKAYWVPVSCLAVIQGQSLRAVWNRQLHRVTGTAIGLLLAWAILLLPLDKWTVSLAMMALAFIVEMTVVRNYGVAAIFITPLTILLVEAATLGQGKAHALIQARFFDTVLGCSVGFAGAVCLHSPRFRAVAAAMLRRLVP, encoded by the coding sequence ATGACGCGCCCGAACAAACTGCAATCGCTGCTGCTGGCCGAGCTGCGCCATTTGACTGCCTTCCATCCCAGCGACCGCGTATGGCAGATGCCGTTCGCCGCGGCGCTCGCGTCCGGCTTGCCCTTGCTGATCGGCGCCTGGTTCGACCACATGGCGTACGGACTGGCGTCGTCGCTCGGCGGCCTGGTGTTCCTCTACCTGCCCGCCACCCCGCTGCACCACCGGATGGTCGCGGTGATGGCCTCGTCGTTCGCGCTGACCGGGTGCTACACGCTCGGCGTGATGAGCCATTTCTTGCCCTGGTCGATGATGCCGGTGCTGGTGTTCACCGCGATCATGGCGACCATGGCCTGCCGCTTCTACGGCGTGGGCCCGCCGGGCAGCCTGTTCTTCATCATGGCCGCGGCGATCGGCGCCTACTCCCCGCTCGATGTGATGCAGCTGCCGACCTTCGTCGGCCTGGTCGCCCTCGGTTGCCTGCTGGCCTGCCTGGTCGGCTTCTTCTACAGCCTGTTCATGCTGCGCCGCCACCCGCCCAAGCCCGTGGAGCCGCTGCCGCAGCCCGGCTTCGACTTCCTCGTGGTGGACTCGGTGGTGATCGGCCTGTTCGTGGGGATCTCGCTGGCGCTCGCGCAGGCGTTCCGGCTGGAGAAGGCTTACTGGGTGCCGGTCAGCTGCCTGGCGGTGATCCAGGGCCAGTCGCTGCGCGCGGTATGGAACCGGCAGCTGCACCGTGTGACCGGCACCGCCATCGGGCTGCTGCTCGCCTGGGCGATCCTGCTGCTGCCGCTCGATAAATGGACGGTCTCGCTGGCCATGATGGCGCTCGCCTTCATCGTCGAAATGACCGTCGTGCGCAACTACGGTGTCGCCGCCATCTTCATCACGCCGCTGACGATCCTGCTGGTCGAAGCGGCCACGCTCGGCCAGGGCAAGGCGCACGCGCTGATCCAGGCGCGCTTCTTCGATACGGTGCTGGGCTGCTCGGTGGGCTTCGCCGGCGCCGTCTGCCTGCACAGCCCGCGCTTTCGCGCAGTCGCCGCGGCGATGCTGCGCCGGCTCGTGCCCTGA
- a CDS encoding PsiF family protein, whose product MKECLSAKPAMTAQQEKMKACNTDAAGKKGDERKAFMKTCLSDKPMTQQEKMKACNTEATGKKGDDRKAFMKTCLSAK is encoded by the coding sequence ATGAAGGAATGCCTGAGCGCGAAACCCGCCATGACGGCGCAGCAGGAAAAAATGAAGGCCTGCAATACCGATGCCGCCGGCAAGAAAGGCGACGAGCGCAAAGCCTTCATGAAGACCTGCCTGAGCGACAAGCCAATGACGCAGCAGGAGAAAATGAAGGCCTGCAATACCGAAGCGACCGGCAAGAAAGGCGACGATCGCAAGGCCTTCATGAAGACCTGTCTGAGCGCGAAATAG
- a CDS encoding DUF4197 domain-containing protein translates to MSMRQFPRAWMMSLCLVATAASALSLADLSNQDASNGLKAALEKGSLAAVAKLGVENGFLNNDKVKIGLPGPLEKARPLLKMTGRGQQLDDLVVAMNHAAEAAVPLAKPMLLDAVRSMSVTDAKNILTGGDTSVTDFFRAKTAPQLTVKFLPVVKKVTDRSDLSAKYNGVMRQAGPLGVGGQQATVEDYVTQRALDGLFTMIGEEEKAIRRDPIGSGSKIIGKVFGALR, encoded by the coding sequence ATGTCGATGCGCCAATTTCCCCGTGCCTGGATGATGTCGCTCTGCCTGGTCGCGACGGCGGCCTCGGCGCTGTCGCTGGCCGACCTGTCGAACCAGGACGCCAGCAATGGCCTCAAGGCCGCGCTGGAAAAAGGCTCGCTGGCGGCCGTGGCCAAGCTCGGCGTCGAGAACGGTTTCCTGAATAACGACAAGGTAAAGATCGGCCTGCCCGGGCCGCTCGAGAAAGCGCGCCCCCTGCTCAAGATGACCGGGCGCGGCCAGCAGCTCGACGATCTTGTGGTGGCGATGAACCATGCGGCAGAGGCTGCGGTTCCGCTGGCCAAGCCGATGCTGCTAGACGCCGTACGGTCGATGTCGGTGACCGACGCCAAAAATATCCTGACCGGCGGCGACACCTCGGTGACCGATTTCTTCCGCGCCAAGACGGCGCCCCAGCTCACCGTCAAATTCCTGCCGGTGGTGAAGAAGGTCACCGACCGCTCCGACCTGTCGGCCAAGTACAACGGCGTCATGCGCCAGGCCGGGCCGCTCGGCGTCGGCGGGCAGCAGGCGACGGTCGAGGACTACGTCACCCAGCGCGCGCTCGATGGCCTGTTCACCATGATCGGCGAAGAAGAGAAGGCGATCCGGCGCGACCCGATCGGCAGCGGCAGCAAGATCATCGGCAAGGTGTTCGGCGCGCTGCGCTAG
- a CDS encoding DUF1428 domain-containing protein, translating into MPYVDGFVVPVPREKLDAYRAMSQRCGEVWKEFGALRFRECVADDVKPGQWTSFPQSVKLEEGEVVVFSWIEYNNRAERDAINEKVMKDPRLADVMKPENMPFDGKRMIYGGFETMVDL; encoded by the coding sequence ATGCCATATGTAGACGGATTTGTGGTCCCGGTGCCAAGGGAAAAGCTCGATGCCTACCGCGCCATGTCGCAGCGGTGCGGGGAAGTGTGGAAGGAATTCGGCGCGCTGCGGTTTCGCGAGTGCGTCGCCGACGATGTGAAACCCGGCCAGTGGACCTCGTTCCCGCAGAGCGTGAAGCTGGAAGAGGGCGAAGTGGTGGTGTTCTCCTGGATCGAATATAACAACCGCGCGGAACGCGATGCGATCAACGAAAAGGTGATGAAGGACCCGCGCCTTGCCGACGTCATGAAGCCCGAGAACATGCCGTTCGACGGCAAGCGCATGATCTACGGCGGCTTCGAGACGATGGTCGACCTGTAG
- a CDS encoding prolyl oligopeptidase family serine peptidase, protein MLFHILGAGRALTIVPSAPAAPRQKPHTIGVHSKVSYLAFLPKTYSPTGAGVPLIIFLHGSGERGTDLNKVKAWGPPALAEKDPDFPFMVVSPQAPDGEWFHAILLKEMLDEVLAKYNVDRSRVYLTGLSMGGYGAWDLAIRYPHYFAAVAPICGGGNAVMAGAMKRVPTWVFHGAKDDAVPESESARMVAALKAAGGDVKYTVLPDAGHVDAWVYAYGPEAGLFDWFLKHRK, encoded by the coding sequence ATGCTCTTCCATATACTTGGCGCCGGCCGTGCGTTGACGATTGTCCCGTCAGCGCCCGCGGCGCCTCGACAGAAACCCCACACCATCGGCGTGCATTCGAAGGTCAGCTACCTGGCCTTCCTGCCAAAGACCTACTCACCGACCGGCGCCGGGGTGCCGCTGATTATTTTCCTGCACGGGTCCGGCGAGCGCGGCACCGACCTGAACAAGGTGAAGGCGTGGGGCCCACCCGCGCTGGCGGAAAAGGATCCGGACTTCCCGTTCATGGTGGTATCGCCGCAGGCGCCCGACGGCGAATGGTTCCACGCCATCCTGCTCAAGGAAATGCTCGACGAGGTGCTGGCCAAGTACAACGTGGACCGCAGCCGGGTCTACCTGACCGGCCTGTCGATGGGAGGATACGGCGCCTGGGACCTGGCGATCCGCTATCCCCATTATTTCGCCGCGGTCGCGCCGATCTGCGGCGGCGGCAACGCCGTGATGGCGGGCGCGATGAAGCGTGTGCCGACCTGGGTGTTTCACGGTGCGAAGGACGACGCGGTGCCGGAGTCGGAATCGGCGCGCATGGTGGCCGCGCTGAAGGCGGCCGGCGGGGATGTGAAGTACACGGTGCTGCCGGATGCGGGCCACGTGGACGCCTGGGTCTACGCTTACGGTCCCGAGGCCGGGCTGTTCGACTGGTTCCTCAAGCACCGCAAATGA
- a CDS encoding SagB/ThcOx family dehydrogenase: MVPKIAWVLAPLIAYGALLALAAARGRLPSRQSFNVQTSLLLMAYLLTTAGLGIFWVANQQLPVFDWHYLFGYCTVLLVSIHLWFNFPLAWRWLRGPKRAHASAAGDGLFKALVTAAALVAAFLLGTRQGGDTAAPLPAADAMVRYHELSSDSRRSVFARAPGIDWGAPPPMFKAYPGARHIALPRDEVGSTSLGEALRTVRPRMAPLRLAELGDILFLSAGVTAQRGGNALRAAPSSGALFSSELYVLAREVDGLPAGVYHYDPDQHRLDAIGPAPALADADATIVATSVFRRTGYKYRDRAYRYVTADTGHLLENLRLAGRAAGMQAEPVARFDEAQLARAVGVDGVEEGVLAAMALRRGEARAPAPRLVGTTAGAPGALGVRGAVQQATSLRLAADRDADNAIALPAPRPAAMPLRRAIGERRSQRRFHAGPVPLAALSAILAGMAQPPQLSDAVRIHIVVNRVDGLEPGVYRYLARHALERVRAGDFSAAAQSAALSQEVIGGAAVVLVLSAERAPMLGEGARGYRQGYLEAGMVGERWLLGAVAHGLAACPVGAFYDDEAAALIGVDPKRQWVLHFAALGLPAT, translated from the coding sequence ATGGTCCCGAAAATCGCCTGGGTTCTCGCGCCGCTGATCGCGTACGGCGCGCTGCTGGCGCTGGCGGCCGCGCGCGGACGGCTGCCGTCGCGCCAGTCGTTCAACGTGCAAACCAGCCTGCTGCTGATGGCCTACCTGCTCACCACGGCGGGCCTGGGCATTTTCTGGGTGGCCAACCAGCAGCTGCCCGTCTTCGACTGGCACTACCTGTTCGGCTACTGCACGGTGCTGCTGGTCTCGATTCACCTGTGGTTCAACTTCCCGCTGGCGTGGCGCTGGCTCCGCGGACCGAAGCGCGCGCACGCGTCGGCAGCCGGCGACGGCTTGTTCAAGGCGCTGGTCACGGCGGCAGCGCTGGTTGCGGCGTTCCTGCTCGGGACGCGCCAGGGCGGCGACACCGCCGCGCCGCTGCCGGCGGCCGACGCGATGGTGCGCTATCACGAGCTGTCGTCCGATTCGCGCCGCAGCGTGTTCGCGCGCGCGCCAGGGATCGACTGGGGCGCGCCGCCACCCATGTTCAAGGCCTATCCCGGCGCGCGCCACATTGCGCTGCCGCGCGATGAAGTCGGATCGACGTCGCTGGGCGAGGCGTTGCGCACGGTGCGGCCACGCATGGCGCCCTTGCGGCTGGCAGAACTGGGCGACATCCTGTTTTTGTCGGCCGGCGTCACGGCGCAGCGCGGCGGCAATGCGCTGCGCGCGGCGCCTTCCTCGGGCGCGCTGTTTTCGAGCGAACTGTATGTGCTGGCGCGCGAGGTCGATGGTCTTCCGGCCGGCGTGTATCACTACGATCCCGACCAGCACCGCCTCGACGCCATCGGCCCGGCGCCCGCGCTGGCGGACGCCGACGCCACCATCGTCGCCACCTCCGTGTTTCGCCGCACCGGCTACAAGTACCGCGACCGCGCCTACCGTTACGTGACAGCCGACACCGGCCACCTTCTGGAGAACCTGCGCCTCGCTGGCCGCGCGGCGGGGATGCAGGCGGAGCCGGTCGCGCGCTTCGACGAGGCGCAGCTGGCGCGCGCGGTGGGCGTGGACGGCGTGGAGGAGGGCGTGCTGGCGGCGATGGCCTTGCGGCGCGGCGAAGCGCGGGCGCCGGCGCCGCGCCTGGTGGGGACGACGGCCGGGGCGCCTGGCGCGCTTGGCGTGAGGGGCGCGGTGCAGCAGGCGACATCGCTGCGCTTGGCCGCGGACCGGGACGCTGATAATGCGATCGCGCTGCCGGCGCCGCGGCCGGCCGCCATGCCGCTGCGGCGTGCGATCGGCGAGCGCCGCAGCCAGCGCCGCTTCCATGCCGGCCCGGTGCCGCTCGCCGCGCTGTCGGCTATTCTGGCCGGCATGGCGCAGCCGCCGCAGCTGTCGGACGCGGTTCGCATCCACATTGTCGTCAACCGCGTGGACGGCCTGGAGCCCGGCGTCTACCGCTATCTCGCGCGTCACGCGCTCGAACGCGTGCGCGCGGGCGACTTTTCGGCCGCGGCGCAGTCGGCCGCGCTGTCGCAGGAAGTCATTGGCGGCGCGGCGGTGGTGCTGGTGCTGTCGGCCGAGCGCGCGCCGATGCTGGGAGAGGGCGCGCGCGGCTATCGGCAGGGCTACTTGGAAGCGGGCATGGTGGGCGAACGCTGGTTGCTGGGTGCGGTCGCGCACGGGCTGGCGGCGTGCCCGGTGGGTGCGTTTTACGACGACGAGGCCGCGGCGCTGATCGGCGTGGACCCGAAGCGGCAATGGGTGCTGCACTTCGCGGCACTGGGCCTGCCTGCGACATAG
- a CDS encoding GIY-YIG nuclease family protein — protein MDLSVKWQAPINLLDGDGQNLIYVAEGLEDWHDLPGVYMFARIFDNQVCPLYIGKAEKLGARAWQHFRSNTRLMNGIKKAASGRRVLILGEFSPKPGQSTKKCIGLIEKALIDHALTEGHRLLNVQGTRTPAHRVSFSGYLGARHITGKSLSFRAKG, from the coding sequence ATGGATTTGAGTGTCAAGTGGCAAGCGCCTATCAATTTACTCGACGGCGACGGACAGAACCTCATCTATGTGGCTGAAGGGCTAGAAGATTGGCACGACTTGCCAGGCGTGTATATGTTTGCCAGAATTTTCGATAACCAGGTGTGTCCTCTATACATCGGGAAAGCGGAGAAGCTCGGGGCGCGTGCATGGCAGCACTTCAGGTCCAACACCCGCCTGATGAACGGAATAAAGAAGGCCGCAAGTGGCAGGCGGGTACTGATCCTAGGGGAGTTCTCACCGAAACCTGGACAGAGTACAAAGAAGTGCATCGGTCTGATTGAAAAGGCGCTGATCGATCACGCTCTTACCGAAGGGCATAGGCTCCTTAACGTGCAGGGTACGCGTACGCCTGCTCACCGCGTCAGCTTTTCCGGCTACCTGGGGGCTCGTCACATTACAGGGAAAAGCCTTAGCTTCCGGGCAAAGGGCTAA
- a CDS encoding serine hydrolase — MIASVSTTLLAAGCAQLPGAAGPQLDHARFAEIDRAIETVISDKRMPGAVFHLERNGESYEKAYGSVSYDSNAPKVRPDTIYDAASLSKIVATAPSILLLAEQGKIDLEAPLIRYFPECGGKGKDGMTIRHLLTHSSGLPAGIPALPAWEGQAAAHALACAREITDAPGTAFRYSDINFILLGQLVQKVSGMPLDEFAQRNIFTPLKMTDTGYLPLARFPASRIAPTHVSPLKVEDKALHPELEHGEVLQGVVHDPTSRRMGGVAGSAGVFTTAHDLARYARMLLAGGELEGVRVLSRESVRLLTTVQSPPGIAQLRGMGMDIDSPFARPRGALFPIGSYGHTGFTGCILWVDPTSRTFYVFLSNRVYPDDKANILPLYGQLGTLAAQAGMGR, encoded by the coding sequence ATGATTGCTAGCGTATCGACCACCCTGCTGGCCGCCGGCTGCGCCCAGCTGCCCGGCGCGGCCGGCCCGCAACTCGACCATGCGCGCTTCGCCGAGATCGACCGCGCGATCGAGACGGTGATTTCCGACAAGCGCATGCCGGGCGCGGTATTCCACCTCGAGCGCAACGGCGAGTCGTACGAGAAAGCGTACGGGTCGGTCAGCTACGATAGCAATGCGCCAAAAGTGCGCCCCGACACCATCTACGACGCCGCCTCACTGTCGAAGATCGTTGCGACCGCGCCGTCCATCCTGCTGCTGGCCGAGCAGGGCAAGATCGACCTCGAAGCGCCGCTGATCCGCTATTTCCCCGAATGCGGCGGCAAGGGCAAGGACGGCATGACGATCCGCCACCTGCTGACCCACAGCTCCGGCCTGCCGGCGGGCATTCCGGCACTGCCGGCGTGGGAAGGCCAGGCGGCGGCGCACGCGCTCGCCTGCGCGCGTGAAATCACCGACGCGCCCGGCACGGCGTTCCGCTATTCCGACATCAATTTCATCCTGCTGGGTCAGCTGGTGCAGAAGGTCTCGGGCATGCCGCTCGACGAGTTCGCGCAACGCAATATCTTCACGCCGCTGAAGATGACCGACACCGGCTACCTGCCGCTGGCGCGGTTCCCGGCGAGCCGGATCGCGCCGACCCACGTGTCGCCGCTGAAGGTGGAGGACAAGGCGCTGCACCCGGAACTGGAGCATGGCGAAGTGCTGCAGGGCGTGGTGCATGACCCGACCTCGCGCCGGATGGGCGGCGTGGCGGGATCGGCCGGCGTCTTTACCACCGCGCACGACCTGGCGCGCTATGCCCGCATGCTGCTGGCCGGCGGCGAGCTGGAAGGCGTGCGCGTGCTGTCGCGCGAGAGCGTGCGGCTGCTGACGACGGTGCAGTCGCCGCCGGGCATCGCGCAGTTGCGCGGCATGGGCATGGACATCGATTCGCCGTTCGCGCGCCCGCGCGGCGCGCTGTTCCCGATCGGCAGCTACGGCCACACCGGCTTCACCGGCTGCATCCTGTGGGTCGATCCGACCTCGCGCACCTTCTACGTGTTCCTGTCGAACCGCGTTTATCCGGATGACAAGGCGAATATCCTGCCGCTGTATGGGCAGCTGGGCACGCTCGCCGCGCAAGCGGGCATGGGACGTTAG
- a CDS encoding M1 family metallopeptidase → MKKTLIACACLLLTACASPPVLTERTLASGAERAPEQLAVVFDKADLALRIEPSSRTIRGDATLTFMATAPLSRFVLDLDNNFTIDAVAVDGVAAAYSNPDGRLAITLPHPVAAGAQFGVRVRWHGAPHVAKKAPWDGGFVWSTTPDGQPWVASAVQGEGCDLFWPCIDHPQGKARVIDQHITVPAPLVAAGAGVAMGMDEAAGWRTYHWRAKNPSTYGISVNVGPYKLLSEDYRSRFGNTIPLRFWYLPTSEAKAKELMKEFTLVLDFFESSIGPYPFGDEKMGVVETPHLGMEHQTINAYGNGYAKTMYGYDELLQHEFAHEYFGNQVTNANWDDMWIHEGLGSYMQPLYMQYLRGDQEFFSTLMKMRSTVSNKAPMVSGKPRAEEDVYDQKRGGPGQDIYVKGALVMHTLRGLVGDEAFFRAVRELVYGTDAPAPGKNAPRYGSTREFIGFVNQASGRDLNWFFDVYMYQKELPELVATPSDGKLALRWKTEGDKPFPMPVDVRIAGKVQTVEMKDGQGSVALPAGATWTLDPHSKVLRRLQHIEQFQEYEKAKKKKTS, encoded by the coding sequence ATGAAAAAGACTTTGATCGCTTGCGCCTGCCTGTTGTTGACCGCCTGCGCCAGTCCGCCGGTACTGACCGAACGCACCCTCGCTTCCGGCGCCGAGCGCGCGCCCGAACAGCTTGCCGTCGTGTTCGACAAGGCCGACCTGGCGCTGCGCATCGAACCGTCCTCGCGCACGATCCGCGGCGACGCCACCCTGACCTTCATGGCGACGGCGCCGCTGTCGCGCTTCGTGCTCGACCTCGACAACAACTTCACCATCGACGCGGTCGCGGTCGATGGAGTGGCGGCCGCGTACAGCAATCCGGACGGCCGCCTGGCGATCACCCTGCCGCATCCGGTCGCGGCCGGCGCGCAGTTCGGCGTGCGCGTGCGCTGGCATGGCGCGCCGCACGTGGCGAAAAAGGCGCCGTGGGACGGCGGCTTCGTCTGGTCCACCACGCCGGACGGCCAGCCGTGGGTGGCCAGCGCCGTGCAGGGCGAAGGCTGCGACCTGTTCTGGCCCTGCATCGATCATCCGCAGGGCAAGGCGCGCGTGATCGATCAGCACATCACCGTGCCGGCGCCGCTGGTGGCGGCCGGCGCGGGCGTGGCGATGGGCATGGACGAAGCCGCCGGCTGGCGCACGTACCACTGGCGCGCGAAGAACCCGAGCACCTACGGCATCTCGGTGAACGTCGGCCCGTACAAGCTGCTGTCGGAGGACTACCGCAGCCGCTTCGGCAATACCATCCCGCTGCGCTTCTGGTATCTGCCGACCAGCGAAGCGAAGGCGAAGGAGCTGATGAAGGAATTCACGCTGGTGCTCGATTTTTTCGAGAGCAGCATCGGCCCCTACCCGTTCGGCGACGAAAAGATGGGCGTGGTCGAAACGCCGCACCTGGGCATGGAGCACCAGACCATCAACGCCTACGGCAACGGCTACGCCAAGACCATGTACGGCTACGACGAACTGCTGCAGCACGAGTTCGCCCACGAGTACTTCGGCAACCAGGTGACCAACGCCAACTGGGACGACATGTGGATCCACGAAGGCCTGGGCAGCTACATGCAGCCGCTGTACATGCAGTACCTGCGCGGCGACCAGGAATTTTTCTCCACCCTGATGAAGATGCGCTCGACCGTCTCCAACAAGGCGCCGATGGTGTCGGGCAAGCCGCGCGCCGAGGAAGACGTGTACGACCAGAAACGCGGCGGGCCGGGGCAGGACATCTACGTCAAGGGCGCGCTGGTGATGCACACGCTGCGCGGGCTGGTGGGCGACGAGGCGTTCTTCCGCGCGGTGCGCGAGCTGGTGTATGGTACCGATGCGCCGGCGCCGGGCAAGAATGCGCCGCGCTACGGCAGCACGCGCGAGTTCATCGGCTTCGTCAACCAGGCCAGCGGGCGCGACCTGAACTGGTTCTTCGACGTGTACATGTACCAGAAGGAGTTGCCGGAGCTGGTGGCTACCCCAAGCGACGGCAAGCTCGCGCTGCGCTGGAAGACGGAGGGCGACAAGCCGTTTCCGATGCCGGTCGACGTGCGCATCGCCGGCAAGGTCCAGACCGTCGAGATGAAGGATGGACAGGGCAGCGTGGCGCTGCCGGCGGGGGCGACATGGACGCTCGACCCGCATTCGAAGGTGCTGCGCAGGCTGCAGCATATCGAGCAGTTCCAGGAGTACGAGAAGGCGAAGAAGAAAAAGACCAGCTAG